The proteins below come from a single Synechococcus sp. WH 8101 genomic window:
- a CDS encoding histidine phosphatase family protein has translation MTLRLLLVRHGLSSFNVERRIQGRNDLSVLTSEGEDQARRTGQALIDLPLDAVYSSPLQRAAATTAAILGVRSDSLQPVLDEGLLEVDLEPWSGLTADERAQRDPEAYQAWRLRPEELELTRTDGSRYRPIPELMEQARRFLQTLLQRHPVGGDSTVLVVGHNAILRCLILVLLGEPERGFRRLQLDNASLSVFNLQPSSEGHSVQIECLNNSSHLGQPLPAKGKGARLVLVRHGETNWNREGRFQGQIDIPLNANGHAQAEAARAFLAPVPLQRAYSSSMSRPRQTAEGILRSHPGVPLTVTGGLMEIGHGLWEGKLEAEIQAQWGDLLAEWKRTPHTVQMPEGETIQQVWERSVHTWTTIAASLDPEETALVVAHDAVNKTILCHLLGLSPADIWAVKQGNGGVTVIDMPVDPGQPAVVTCLNLTSHLGGVLDRTAAGAL, from the coding sequence AGGCTCTGATCGATCTCCCCCTCGACGCTGTCTACAGCTCGCCGCTTCAGAGGGCCGCGGCCACCACCGCCGCGATCCTGGGCGTGCGCAGCGACAGCCTGCAACCGGTGCTCGATGAAGGTCTGCTGGAAGTCGACCTGGAACCCTGGAGCGGTCTGACCGCCGATGAGCGCGCCCAACGCGATCCGGAGGCTTACCAGGCCTGGAGGCTCCGGCCGGAAGAGCTGGAGCTCACCCGGACGGATGGGAGCCGCTATCGACCGATCCCCGAGCTGATGGAGCAGGCGCGCCGCTTCCTTCAGACCCTGCTGCAACGCCATCCAGTGGGTGGCGACAGCACCGTTCTGGTGGTGGGACACAACGCGATCCTGCGCTGCCTGATCCTGGTGCTGCTGGGAGAACCGGAGCGTGGCTTCCGACGCCTGCAACTCGACAATGCCTCCCTGTCGGTCTTCAACCTCCAACCGAGCAGCGAGGGGCACAGCGTTCAGATCGAGTGCCTCAACAACAGCAGCCATCTCGGTCAGCCCTTGCCGGCCAAGGGCAAAGGCGCCCGCCTGGTGCTCGTCCGCCATGGCGAAACGAACTGGAACCGGGAGGGCCGCTTCCAGGGACAGATCGATATCCCCCTCAACGCCAACGGCCACGCCCAGGCAGAAGCGGCCCGCGCCTTCCTCGCACCCGTGCCTCTGCAACGGGCCTACAGCAGCTCCATGTCGCGCCCCCGTCAGACGGCGGAGGGCATTCTTCGCTCCCACCCCGGGGTCCCCCTCACCGTGACCGGCGGTTTGATGGAGATCGGCCACGGACTCTGGGAAGGCAAGTTGGAAGCGGAGATTCAGGCCCAGTGGGGCGACCTGCTGGCGGAATGGAAACGCACGCCGCACACAGTGCAGATGCCGGAAGGGGAAACCATCCAACAAGTGTGGGAACGGTCGGTGCACACCTGGACCACGATCGCCGCGAGCCTCGATCCAGAGGAAACAGCCCTGGTGGTGGCCCATGACGCCGTCAACAAAACGATCCTCTGCCACCTGCTCGGTCTGTCCCCCGCCGACATCTGGGCGGTGAAACAGGGGAACGGCGGCGTCACCGTGATCGACATGCCCGTCGATCCTGGCCAGCCTGCAGTGGTGACCTGTCTGAATCTCACCTCCCACCTGGGAGGCGTTCTCGACCGCACGGCCGCCGGAGCCCTCTGA
- a CDS encoding dihydroorotase: MPHTMLLDPVRILIGSDQDPIEQGAALIRDGALVDFGDDARQLAQREGIEAQAMPKALLAPLLVDPHSVLEQPLIGQAETLESLCRAAARAGYGQVALLPRAETWRDRVEQLQGFQRPELGVRLHLWGGFSCGGRGEQFSAHGDLLEHGAIGLADDDHCPPIPLLQRALVLGDMGAAPLLLAPRDPQIQGDGMVREGVETLRAGWPPDPVASETLPLGQLLELQRQHPERRLCLMNLSTADGVNQLKAAVVPPQASVCWWHLVADSGSLQPTETGWCITPSLGGPEDRQALIDALERGTLTAVAVHAVPLDEEDCLLPPGERRPGLAGHQLVLPALWQELVNVRGWSVRQLWNALCFGPSRLLGQPEERLEVGSNRWLLFDPQQRWRQSRQSADAPLAANQPWEGRELVGQVTACGLTTPEIRCD; encoded by the coding sequence ATGCCGCACACCATGCTGCTGGATCCAGTCCGGATCCTGATCGGCAGCGACCAGGATCCGATTGAGCAGGGCGCCGCCCTGATCCGCGACGGTGCGCTGGTGGACTTCGGTGACGACGCCAGACAGTTGGCCCAGCGGGAGGGCATCGAAGCCCAGGCCATGCCCAAGGCGCTCCTGGCGCCTTTGCTGGTCGATCCCCACTCCGTTCTTGAGCAGCCCCTCATCGGCCAGGCGGAAACGCTGGAGAGCCTGTGCCGCGCTGCCGCTCGGGCGGGCTACGGCCAGGTGGCCCTGCTGCCTCGGGCCGAAACCTGGCGCGACAGGGTCGAGCAGCTCCAGGGGTTCCAACGCCCTGAGCTTGGGGTGCGGCTGCATCTCTGGGGCGGGTTCAGTTGTGGCGGACGCGGCGAGCAGTTTTCTGCCCATGGTGACCTGCTGGAGCATGGCGCCATCGGCCTCGCCGACGATGACCACTGCCCGCCGATTCCCCTGCTGCAGCGGGCCCTGGTGCTGGGAGACATGGGCGCGGCCCCGCTGCTGCTTGCGCCACGCGACCCCCAGATTCAGGGGGACGGCATGGTGCGCGAAGGGGTGGAGACCCTCCGGGCCGGTTGGCCTCCGGATCCGGTCGCCAGTGAAACCCTGCCCCTGGGCCAGCTGCTCGAACTGCAGCGCCAGCACCCGGAGCGCCGTCTCTGCCTGATGAACCTGTCCACGGCCGACGGCGTTAACCAGCTGAAGGCAGCAGTCGTGCCACCACAAGCCAGCGTCTGCTGGTGGCACCTCGTGGCCGACAGCGGCAGCCTGCAGCCCACGGAGACCGGCTGGTGTATCACCCCCTCGCTGGGGGGCCCGGAAGACCGGCAGGCCCTGATCGACGCATTGGAGCGGGGCACCCTGACGGCCGTGGCAGTGCACGCGGTGCCGCTCGACGAGGAAGACTGCCTGCTACCGCCGGGAGAACGCCGCCCAGGACTGGCGGGACACCAGCTGGTGCTGCCGGCCCTGTGGCAGGAGCTGGTCAACGTCCGTGGCTGGTCGGTACGTCAACTCTGGAACGCACTCTGCTTCGGCCCCTCCCGCCTGCTCGGTCAACCGGAGGAGCGACTGGAGGTCGGCAGCAACCGCTGGCTGTTGTTCGACCCCCAGCAGCGCTGGCGCCAGTCGCGTCAGTCAGCCGATGCGCCCCTGGCGGCCAATCAACCGTGGGAAGGGCGAGAGTTGGTGGGCCAGGTGACGGCCTGCGGTCTCACAACCCCAGAGATCCGCTGCGATTGA
- the lepB gene encoding signal peptidase I: protein MSDAQRDPSPRRSHPFWDFWGPVLFTLALYLGIRHWIAEARFIPSGSMLPGLQIHDRLLVEKLTYRQRSPRRGEIVVFNSPYSFDPALKSTTSPSPLQCALANFPLLGLIPGLGDPACDAYIKRVVAVAGDQVVVNPRGEVSVNGKAVPEPYVSNYCPLDAQGMSRCRTLNVTVPKGHVLALGDNRSNSWDGRYWPGGPFLPEQEILGRAVWRFWPLNRSGSLGL from the coding sequence TTGTCCGACGCGCAGAGGGATCCGAGCCCGCGGCGCTCCCACCCGTTCTGGGATTTCTGGGGGCCGGTGCTGTTCACCCTCGCTCTCTACCTGGGCATCAGGCACTGGATCGCTGAAGCCCGTTTCATTCCGTCCGGCTCCATGCTGCCGGGTCTGCAGATTCACGATCGCCTGCTGGTGGAGAAGCTCACCTACCGGCAGCGTTCCCCCCGCCGAGGTGAAATTGTTGTCTTCAATTCTCCCTATTCCTTCGATCCGGCACTGAAATCCACCACGTCACCTTCGCCGTTGCAATGCGCCCTGGCCAACTTTCCCCTGCTGGGTCTAATCCCCGGTCTCGGCGATCCAGCCTGTGACGCTTACATCAAGCGAGTGGTGGCGGTGGCCGGCGATCAGGTGGTGGTGAATCCTCGGGGTGAGGTGAGTGTGAACGGCAAGGCCGTGCCCGAGCCCTATGTGAGCAACTACTGCCCTCTGGATGCGCAGGGGATGAGCCGTTGCCGCACGCTCAACGTCACCGTGCCCAAGGGCCATGTGCTGGCGCTCGGCGATAACCGAAGCAACAGCTGGGATGGCCGGTACTGGCCCGGCGGCCCCTTTCTGCCTGAACAAGAGATCCTCGGCCGCGCTGTGTGGCGTTTCTGGCCCCTCAATCGCAGCGGATCTCTGGGGTTGTGA
- a CDS encoding Spx/MgsR family RNA polymerase-binding regulatory protein, whose product MTGLTIWSYSRCSTCRKALAWLQERGIEVTLHDITVSPPDRDLLASALAQFGRRQPLLNTSGQSYRALGAASVKAMTDAQVLDALAADGKLIKRPFVELPDGRFLVGFNAEVWSEAIPQ is encoded by the coding sequence GTGACGGGCCTCACGATCTGGAGTTACTCCCGCTGTTCCACCTGTCGAAAGGCCCTGGCCTGGCTTCAGGAGAGGGGAATTGAGGTAACTCTCCACGACATCACCGTGAGCCCGCCCGATCGGGACCTCCTAGCCAGTGCTCTGGCGCAGTTTGGCCGCCGCCAACCGCTCCTCAACACCAGTGGTCAGAGTTATCGCGCTCTGGGTGCGGCCAGCGTCAAGGCCATGACCGATGCCCAGGTTCTCGACGCCCTTGCCGCCGATGGCAAGTTGATCAAACGGCCGTTTGTCGAACTCCCGGATGGCCGTTTCCTTGTCGGTTTCAACGCCGAGGTGTGGAGCGAGGCGATTCCTCAGTGA
- a CDS encoding 2Fe-2S iron-sulfur cluster-binding protein produces MPTIRFEQEGQQVGCIEGANLRKAALDAGINPYKGLNNLNNCGGVGQCGTCVVEVLEGAQNLSPRSDVEEVYLADRPANYRLSCRTSVNGDVTVRTRPDDGVGKGSNSLLGALKSLIGR; encoded by the coding sequence GTGCCCACCATCCGTTTCGAGCAGGAAGGCCAGCAGGTCGGTTGCATTGAAGGTGCCAATCTCCGCAAAGCAGCGTTGGATGCCGGCATCAATCCCTACAAGGGGCTCAACAATCTCAACAACTGTGGCGGCGTCGGTCAGTGCGGCACCTGCGTGGTGGAGGTGCTGGAGGGTGCTCAGAATCTTTCTCCGCGGAGCGATGTTGAGGAGGTGTATCTGGCTGATCGCCCTGCCAACTACCGCCTCAGCTGCCGCACCAGCGTCAATGGTGATGTCACCGTTCGCACCCGTCCCGATGACGGTGTCGGCAAAGGGTCGAATTCTCTTCTGGGCGCTCTCAAATCCCTGATCGGCCGCTGA
- a CDS encoding inorganic diphosphatase has protein sequence MDLRSLPPSPSPGLVNLLVEIPAGSRNKYEYFADAGVMALDRVLHSSVKYPFDYGFIPNTLAEDGSPLDAMVIMEEPTFAGCLICARPIGVLDMHDTGHYDGKILCVPVADPRQRSITSIRQIAPNQLEDVAEFFRVYKNLEGRVTVIGGWRDADAVAPLLESCIRAAQA, from the coding sequence ATGGATCTGCGCTCCCTTCCCCCTTCGCCATCACCCGGCTTGGTGAACCTGCTGGTGGAAATCCCGGCGGGCAGCCGGAATAAATACGAGTATTTCGCCGATGCCGGTGTGATGGCCCTGGATCGGGTCTTGCACTCGTCGGTGAAATATCCGTTTGACTACGGCTTCATCCCCAACACCCTTGCCGAAGACGGCTCTCCCCTCGACGCGATGGTGATCATGGAGGAGCCCACCTTCGCGGGCTGCCTGATCTGCGCCAGGCCGATCGGTGTTCTCGATATGCATGACACCGGCCATTACGACGGCAAGATCCTCTGCGTCCCCGTGGCGGACCCCCGCCAGCGGAGCATCACCAGCATCCGCCAGATCGCACCGAACCAGCTCGAGGATGTGGCGGAGTTTTTTCGCGTCTATAAAAACCTCGAAGGCCGGGTGACGGTGATCGGCGGCTGGCGAGACGCTGATGCGGTGGCGCCCCTGCTGGAGTCCTGCATCCGGGCGGCTCAGGCATGA
- a CDS encoding resolvase: protein MFSRPVDPSLSAAAGTVDPSVDVDAVMARSDALVGIEDVQKSLNRSRASVYRYTNTDPRNLNPPFNPRKLNPEYRSDQKDPLLFHPNEVARFAKDVLRIKEVTVEVLNSPSTATQQCLGAILEELRLIRSHLEGLQEPPSDLASRRERQDRAAA from the coding sequence ATGTTCTCACGGCCGGTCGACCCCAGCCTTTCCGCCGCCGCTGGCACGGTTGACCCTTCCGTTGATGTGGATGCGGTAATGGCGCGTTCCGATGCCCTTGTCGGTATCGAAGACGTTCAAAAGTCACTCAATCGTTCCCGTGCTTCGGTGTATCGCTACACCAACACCGATCCGAGAAACCTCAATCCTCCCTTCAATCCCCGCAAGCTCAATCCCGAATACCGAAGCGATCAGAAAGACCCGCTTCTGTTTCACCCCAACGAGGTGGCTCGATTTGCCAAGGATGTGCTGCGGATCAAGGAAGTCACCGTTGAGGTGCTGAATTCACCCTCGACGGCCACGCAGCAATGTCTTGGGGCAATTCTCGAAGAGTTGCGGTTGATCCGTTCCCATCTGGAGGGTCTGCAGGAGCCCCCTTCCGACCTCGCCTCCCGGCGCGAGCGTCAGGACCGCGCTGCTGCCTGA
- a CDS encoding proline--tRNA ligase, which translates to MRVSRLMLVTLRDVPADAEIASHQLLLRGGFIRRVGSGIYAYLPLMWRVLQRINAIVREEMNAVGALETLLPQLQPAELWQRSGRWQGYTAGEGIMFHLDDRQGRQLGLGPTHEEVITSLAGELLRSYRQLPVTLYQIQSKFRDEIRPRFGLMRGREFIMKDAYSFHADASDLQACYGAMDGAYRRIFDRCGLQTVAVEADSGAIGGAASQEFMVTAEAGEDLILMNESGSYAANLEKAVSIAPDAIPLPEGDSRSLDTPGEHTIEALCSAQQLEPSQVVKVLALIARMDSGSERPVLACLRGDQELNEVKLINALTAALGEGVLDLAAVTAEQLERQGLQPWPFGALGPDLEDSRLAGARTWVPTFLRFADPTALALERFVCGANTPDQHRWGWRWPDCQVLPQAVDLRNAQAGDRCQSDPEQTLVARRGIEVGHIFQLGRKYSQAMDANFTNADGGQEALWMGCYGIGVSRLAQAAVEQHHDDAGICWPLAIAPFQVIVVVANLQDATQRGLGEDLYAKLMAQGVDALLDDRQERAGVKFKDADLIGIPWRIVVGRAAADGQVELVERATRQADVLTVDAALERVLAAVAAA; encoded by the coding sequence ATGCGCGTCTCCCGCCTGATGCTGGTGACGTTGCGGGATGTTCCCGCAGACGCGGAGATCGCTTCCCATCAGCTGTTGCTTCGAGGTGGATTCATCCGACGGGTGGGGTCCGGCATCTATGCCTATTTACCGCTGATGTGGCGCGTGCTTCAGCGGATCAATGCGATTGTTCGCGAGGAAATGAACGCGGTGGGGGCCCTTGAGACTCTGCTGCCCCAGCTCCAACCGGCCGAACTCTGGCAACGCAGCGGTCGCTGGCAGGGCTACACCGCAGGAGAAGGGATCATGTTCCATCTCGACGACCGGCAAGGTCGCCAGCTCGGCCTGGGGCCGACCCATGAGGAGGTGATCACATCGTTGGCGGGTGAACTGCTGCGGTCCTACCGGCAACTCCCCGTGACGCTTTATCAGATCCAGAGCAAGTTCCGCGATGAGATCCGCCCCCGATTCGGGTTGATGCGCGGTCGTGAATTCATCATGAAAGATGCGTATTCCTTCCACGCCGACGCATCAGATCTGCAGGCCTGTTACGGGGCCATGGATGGGGCCTATCGCCGGATCTTCGATCGTTGCGGCCTGCAGACCGTGGCGGTGGAGGCCGATAGCGGCGCCATCGGTGGCGCCGCCTCCCAGGAGTTCATGGTCACGGCTGAAGCCGGTGAAGACTTGATCCTGATGAATGAATCCGGTAGCTACGCCGCCAACCTCGAGAAGGCTGTCTCGATCGCACCTGACGCCATTCCACTCCCCGAGGGCGACAGCCGGTCCCTCGACACGCCCGGAGAGCACACGATCGAGGCTCTCTGCAGTGCACAGCAACTCGAGCCCTCCCAGGTCGTGAAGGTTCTCGCGCTGATTGCCCGCATGGATTCCGGAAGCGAGCGCCCAGTGCTGGCCTGCCTCAGGGGCGACCAGGAGCTGAACGAGGTGAAGCTGATCAACGCCCTTACCGCTGCGCTTGGGGAGGGGGTGCTGGATCTGGCCGCCGTGACTGCCGAACAGCTGGAACGGCAGGGACTGCAGCCCTGGCCCTTCGGCGCCCTCGGCCCCGACCTGGAGGACAGCCGACTCGCGGGCGCGCGCACCTGGGTTCCCACGTTTCTGCGCTTCGCCGACCCCACCGCTCTGGCGCTCGAGCGATTCGTGTGCGGCGCGAACACCCCCGACCAGCACCGTTGGGGGTGGCGTTGGCCTGACTGCCAGGTCTTGCCTCAAGCGGTGGATCTACGCAATGCCCAGGCCGGTGACCGCTGCCAGAGCGATCCGGAGCAGACCCTGGTGGCGCGCCGCGGCATCGAGGTGGGCCACATTTTTCAGTTGGGCCGAAAATATTCGCAAGCAATGGACGCCAACTTCACCAACGCCGATGGGGGGCAGGAAGCGCTCTGGATGGGCTGTTACGGCATCGGTGTGTCCCGCCTCGCCCAGGCAGCCGTGGAACAACATCACGACGACGCCGGCATTTGCTGGCCGCTGGCGATCGCTCCATTCCAGGTGATTGTGGTGGTGGCCAACCTGCAGGACGCAACGCAACGCGGCCTCGGTGAGGATCTCTACGCCAAGTTGATGGCCCAAGGCGTGGATGCCCTGCTCGATGACCGTCAGGAGAGAGCTGGGGTGAAATTCAAGGATGCGGATCTGATCGGCATTCCCTGGCGGATCGTGGTTGGCCGCGCCGCCGCTGACGGACAGGTGGAACTGGTGGAACGGGCGACCCGCCAGGCCGATGTGCTGACGGTTGACGCCGCACTCGAACGGGTGCTCGCTGCGGTTGCCGCCGCCTGA
- the psb27 gene encoding photosystem II protein Psb27 — protein sequence MLTALLRLTNKLLKATTTAALAAILGVSLLLTACSGASASGLSGDYVEDTVAVGHRLQATIALPQDDAERPEAEAEARTLINDYMSRYRPRPQVNGLASFTTMQTALNSLAGHYNTYANRPLPEGLKERVDKELTKAERAAVRGS from the coding sequence ATGCTCACCGCCCTGCTTCGCCTGACGAACAAGTTGCTCAAGGCGACCACGACGGCAGCACTGGCCGCCATCCTCGGCGTTTCCCTGCTGCTCACGGCCTGTTCAGGGGCCTCCGCTTCCGGCTTGAGCGGTGACTACGTCGAAGACACCGTGGCTGTGGGCCACAGACTGCAGGCCACCATCGCCCTTCCGCAGGATGATGCCGAACGGCCGGAAGCGGAGGCGGAAGCCCGCACGCTGATCAACGACTACATGTCGCGGTACCGGCCGCGCCCCCAGGTGAACGGACTCGCATCCTTCACCACCATGCAGACGGCCCTGAACTCCCTCGCCGGCCACTACAACACCTACGCCAATCGCCCCCTGCCTGAGGGCCTGAAAGAGCGGGTCGACAAAGAGCTCACCAAGGCGGAGCGGGCGGCTGTGCGCGGCAGCTGA
- a CDS encoding adenylosuccinate synthase, with protein sequence MSLANVVVIGAQWGDEGKGKITDLLSRSADVVVRYQGGVNAGHTIVVDGQVLKLHLIPSGILYPDTICLIGSGTVVDPKVMLGELDMLIENGIDISGLQLASTAHVTMPYHRLLDQAMEMQRGDRRIGTTGRGIGPTYADKSQRSGIRVIDLLDEQRLRDRLEGPLKEKNQLLETIYGLEPVDGEAVIGEYLDYGRRLAPHVVDCTRAIHTAARNRKNILFEGAQGTLLDLDHGTYPYVTSSNPVSGGACIGAGVGPTLIDRVIGVAKAYTTRVGEGPFPTELSGSLNDQLTERGGEFGTTTGRRRRCGWFDGVIGRYAVEVNGLDCLAVTKLDVLDELDAIQVCVAYELDGQTIEYFPSCAEEFSRCKPIFKTLPGWQCSTADCRRLEDLPEKAMAYLRFLADLMEVPIAIVSLGASRDQTIVVEDPIHGPKRALLSA encoded by the coding sequence GTGTCTTTGGCCAACGTTGTCGTCATCGGTGCGCAGTGGGGTGACGAAGGAAAAGGGAAGATCACCGACCTTCTGAGTCGTTCCGCCGATGTGGTCGTCCGCTACCAGGGGGGCGTCAACGCTGGCCACACCATCGTGGTTGACGGACAGGTGCTCAAATTGCACCTCATCCCTTCCGGCATTCTTTATCCCGACACCATCTGTCTCATCGGTTCTGGAACGGTGGTGGACCCCAAGGTGATGCTTGGGGAGCTCGACATGCTGATCGAGAACGGCATCGACATCTCCGGCCTGCAGCTGGCGTCGACGGCCCACGTGACCATGCCCTACCACCGCCTGCTGGATCAGGCGATGGAGATGCAACGCGGTGATCGACGCATCGGCACCACCGGGCGAGGGATCGGCCCGACCTACGCCGACAAGTCGCAGCGCAGCGGCATTCGCGTGATTGATCTGCTGGATGAACAACGGCTGCGGGATCGCCTCGAAGGCCCCCTGAAGGAAAAGAACCAGCTCCTGGAAACCATCTACGGCTTGGAACCCGTCGATGGGGAGGCGGTGATCGGCGAATATCTGGATTACGGACGTCGCCTCGCCCCCCATGTGGTCGATTGCACCCGGGCAATTCACACGGCGGCACGGAATCGCAAGAACATTCTCTTCGAAGGAGCGCAGGGAACCCTGCTCGACCTCGACCATGGCACCTATCCCTACGTCACCTCCTCCAACCCGGTGTCCGGAGGTGCCTGCATCGGCGCCGGCGTCGGTCCGACCCTGATCGACCGGGTGATCGGTGTGGCCAAGGCCTACACCACCCGTGTTGGCGAAGGGCCTTTCCCCACCGAACTAAGCGGCAGCCTCAACGATCAGCTCACCGAACGCGGCGGTGAATTCGGCACCACCACCGGCCGCCGCCGTCGCTGTGGCTGGTTTGACGGGGTGATCGGTCGGTATGCCGTTGAGGTGAATGGGCTCGACTGTCTGGCGGTGACCAAGCTGGACGTGCTCGATGAGCTGGATGCCATCCAGGTGTGTGTGGCGTACGAGCTCGACGGGCAGACGATCGAATATTTCCCAAGCTGCGCCGAGGAATTTTCCCGTTGCAAGCCGATCTTCAAAACCCTGCCGGGCTGGCAGTGCTCCACCGCCGATTGCCGCCGACTGGAGGATCTGCCTGAAAAAGCGATGGCCTACCTGCGTTTCCTCGCCGATCTGATGGAAGTGCCCATCGCCATCGTCTCGCTGGGCGCCAGCCGAGATCAGACGATCGTGGTGGAAGATCCGATTCACGGACCGAAACGGGCCCTGCTCAGCGCCTGA